Below is a window of Populus alba chromosome 2, ASM523922v2, whole genome shotgun sequence DNA.
AACTCTGTCATGGCCCAGCCAATCCCACCAAGACAATGAGCATTGCCGATGACGTACTCCAGATACTTGTCATCGCCGGTGGCCTTGTACAACCACATAGCTCCCCACAGCAATTCGTCTTCGTATCCACTCACCGACGCATAGTAGCTTTTCACCACCCCCATACTTTCATCGTATTTACCTCTATACTTGTCTCCAAACTCAAACAACTCCACCAAaacaatgattataaaattatgttgcACTAATACAGAATCCACAAGAATAAAGAGTTGTATGAAATTGTAAGTTGAAATCATAACCCCACAAGATCTAAGTTATCTAATGATAAAGTTGGTCTTTGAATTTACCTGTTGGGCATGGTGCAAGAGTAGGTGAGAGTAATGCGGGTTTGTTCCCTTGAACACTATTGAAGCTGCAGCCATTGCCGCCGTAGTTTCTCCAGCAAGATCTGACCCGGGATTATTCTCGTCGATCTTGTAAGCTTGCCGTGATGTGGTCATGTCCTCTGGCCGTTGCCAGCAATAGTGGTCGGTGTCACCATCACCCACCTTACAATATGGAGCAATAAgatttgaataattaattatggaCATAAAAGCAGCAAGTTAGTCcaaatttgaattataattaatgCAATGTATCATACCTCTGCCCATAGCACATTCGGGCTAGTATGTGCCTTGATGAAATAATCAGTGCCCCATTTAATTGCTTCTAATGCATGTTCTAATTCTCCGGCAACGGCTATCTGATGTTGAAATTCTATTACATTCCATGAAAGCATGGTCACAGTGAACGCCATTGGCAGTCCAAATTTTACGTGGTCGCCTGCATCATAATATCCTCCAACCAAGTCTACCTAcacaaaattcaattgattattttgagaaaattaaaatgtaaaacttTTAGGGAGGGATTACTATGGTAGTCAAGAAATTAAGTTTAAACTGACTCCTTGTTCTAAGCCATCAGTGAGACCGGAATGGTGACGCCATGTGACTCGTTGGTTGTAGGGTAAGCGACCGGAACGTTGTGCCTCAAAGTAAAGGAGGCTCTTTCTTAAGGCATCACCATAATCAAAAGCAAGAGTTCTTGTATTCAAAAAGAGGAAGATAGAGATCAGGAGAAGACACCAATGTTTTGCAAATCTGGTAGGTTTTGGAGCTGCTCCATAATATTGATGCTGCTGCCTTTTGTCCATAGTCATCTTTCCCTCTAAATCCCAACTCCCCTGAAgagcttttttctttctttctttcaagggGTGGAGGGAGGCTAGGGACGAAGGAGAGATGGGAAAAAAGGGAAGACGAGTGAGGAGTCGCAGTGACTTTGAGTCGTGTCCTCAATCTATGTAGTGTAGGATTCTGTACGTCTCATGTGCATGTCACTCTTCTTTTGTTCTTAATTTGCACAAGCATGATTTATGCAACgatcgatttttattttttttcgtctTTCTACATGTGGAAACGGAGAGGAATATGGTAAGACTTTCGAGTCTCTCTCAATCTATGGAAAgattgtgactttttttttttacgttagGTATTTTGAGTGTGTTTGTTTACCAAGTGTACCGTGCGGTGCACTCATCAAAAACACAAGGCACGGCTCGCGAATAAACATAATCTTACTTCAATTACTCCATAGTTATCctgatattttcattaaaaaataagttgttttCCCATTATATTCAAGGAATCAAATTATTGGGTAGCATACAAAATAACTTTTCtttattcaagaaattatttgTTCTTCAGCCCTGCCATGCCTCATTTGGCACTCCTACTTATTATTCAAATTCCATTTTGCTTCAACgcaaaaaatctcaaatatgcTTTGATAAACGACTGTTGCTGGGTAGTTATAGTGGTAGAatcatcaaataataatttagctGGAGGCCATCAGGTGAAAATCAACAAAAGCTTTGAGTAGTCTTGATTACACCAATCAATCCAAGATTGGTGGTGCCCAAGAGTATCATGTCATAATCATCTTCGCGTGTTAGTGAAAAGTAAACATAATTATTACCAAAACCCGGCATAGCCATGattattcatgatttttaaacTGTGAAGTGGTTTCCCATCATATATTTACTAAAAAGCAAGCaaccatatttatttattttatctcctGTTgatcaaagtaaaaataaagttagataGTCGCCTACTCTAGGTGGTTTAAGCGagttattttgtatttcttaCATGGTGAACGAATAAACAAGAGTTtgctattaaattaaaagtaataaatTATAAGGACTAGATGTTTTACTAGCTAAGCGCTGCTCACATTAGAATTGTAGATTACTGCAATGCATCTACCGTGCTTTGAAATGTCTAGTTTCATCCTTGAAGTTCTTTATATTTACATCTctatttcatattgtttttagttttgacactttgatcctcaaatttattttttttttcatgtttcgaTTCATGGGTGTTAaaatagaagagagaaaatcatcaaaaaaaaaatgagagaaaaagatttcaatcaaccacaaaaaaaaaaaaaaaaaaaaaatattttggtgtctattgattaatcaaaaaaataggAGTTCGATGAAAGTGATTTAAGCCCTtaatcattacaaaaaaaaaaaaaaaaaaaaaaagatcagagtccccaaaa
It encodes the following:
- the LOC118032014 gene encoding endoglucanase 11, whose amino-acid sequence is MTMDKRQQHQYYGAAPKPTRFAKHWCLLLISIFLFLNTRTLAFDYGDALRKSLLYFEAQRSGRLPYNQRVTWRHHSGLTDGLEQGVDLVGGYYDAGDHVKFGLPMAFTVTMLSWNVIEFQHQIAVAGELEHALEAIKWGTDYFIKAHTSPNVLWAEVGDGDTDHYCWQRPEDMTTSRQAYKIDENNPGSDLAGETTAAMAAASIVFKGTNPHYSHLLLHHAQQLFEFGDKYRGKYDESMGVVKSYYASVSGYEDELLWGAMWLYKATGDDKYLEYVIGNAHCLGGIGWAMTEFSWDVKYAGLQIMASKLLEEEKHKGHRDTLEQYRSKAEYYICSCLNKNNGSNVNRTPGGLLHIRQWNNMQYVSTAAFLLTIYSDILRNSTQKLKCHGGSVDYEEMLHFAKSQVDYILGSNPMNMSYLVGYGPKYPTRVHHRGASMVPYRESMGFIGCTQGFDLWYGREEPNPNVVVGAVVGGPDCKDNFMDQRGNYMQTEACTYNTAPLVGVFAKLLQMEDQKSDDSHNQPLAASS